In Pseudoalteromonas sp. NC201, a single window of DNA contains:
- a CDS encoding late competence development ComFB family protein, with product MKLHDDIHNYYEKLVVEHIVRRKLDKIYDEDVMADFCCTVLNQLPSRYIRYDVDMEFYLPQPERVKMEQAVERAIDFAISQIAKKEQFQV from the coding sequence ATGAAGTTACATGATGATATTCATAATTATTATGAGAAGCTGGTCGTCGAACATATCGTCCGTCGTAAGTTAGATAAAATTTATGATGAAGACGTAATGGCTGACTTTTGTTGTACTGTATTGAACCAACTACCATCGCGTTATATTCGCTACGATGTCGACATGGAGTTTTACCTGCCTCAGCCCGAGCGTGTAAAAATGGAACAGGCGGTAGAGCGTGCGATTGATTTTGCCATTTCACAAATCGCTAAAAAGGAACAATTTCAAGTATGA
- a CDS encoding DUF2496 domain-containing protein codes for MSTPLEQAPTHVKLAVDLIMLLEEHDLPAEEVMAALEIVRSDFQNKLNNQQKT; via the coding sequence ATGAGTACCCCTTTAGAACAAGCGCCAACTCATGTAAAGCTTGCCGTCGACCTCATTATGTTGTTAGAGGAGCATGATCTTCCTGCGGAGGAAGTCATGGCTGCACTTGAAATTGTCAGATCTGACTTTCAAAACAAGCTGAATAACCAACAAAAAACTTAA
- a CDS encoding NPP1 family protein has translation MTTTQLPLLSLAIIAASAQYAYANDFAALDEALPAPYIINGTEPVFDFDGDGCLPSAGISRTGAQNSGLKTSGRITGDCRDNQFLNTSNTVHRYACKTTTNGEYCGHFYALYFKKDQVFDYFGGGHRHDWEYAAVWTRDGIVTHGSYSAHGDLFTKPANELPFENGHLKIVYHKDGILTHALRFAKSNEIAENNYHRFVTPAIISWYKMAGDGISNTALREKLNQYDYGSATLPVKDSRFLNNLNRFKPSDYPTYAQSDIDNAQ, from the coding sequence ATGACAACAACACAACTCCCTTTATTGTCCCTCGCGATTATTGCTGCGTCTGCACAATATGCTTACGCCAATGACTTTGCTGCATTAGACGAAGCCCTCCCAGCACCCTACATTATCAACGGTACTGAACCTGTGTTTGATTTTGATGGTGATGGTTGCCTGCCGAGTGCTGGGATCAGTAGAACTGGCGCGCAAAATTCAGGGCTAAAAACATCGGGCCGCATCACAGGAGATTGCAGAGATAATCAATTTTTAAATACTTCTAATACTGTGCACCGCTACGCCTGTAAAACAACAACTAACGGCGAGTATTGTGGACACTTCTATGCACTTTACTTCAAAAAAGACCAAGTGTTCGACTACTTTGGTGGTGGTCACCGCCATGACTGGGAATATGCAGCGGTATGGACTCGAGATGGGATAGTTACACATGGTAGCTATAGCGCACATGGCGACTTATTCACTAAACCTGCTAATGAGCTACCATTCGAAAATGGCCACTTAAAAATTGTCTATCATAAAGACGGCATTTTGACCCATGCACTGCGCTTTGCCAAATCAAACGAAATCGCTGAAAACAACTATCACCGCTTTGTCACACCCGCTATCATCAGTTGGTACAAAATGGCTGGAGATGGAATTTCGAACACAGCATTACGAGAAAAGCTCAATCAATATGATTATGGCTCCGCCACCTTGCCCGTTAAAGACAGTCGTTTCCTCAATAACCTCAATCGCTTTAAACCAAGTGACTACCCAACTTACGCGCAAAGTGATATAGACAACGCTCAGTAA
- a CDS encoding efflux RND transporter permease subunit, translating to MNVTRSSLKNPASVIVILVLIILFGLLSIFKLPIQLTPDIEQPQITIFSGWRQAAPEEIESVIIEPLENAVKNTPGALEVNTNINRGNGSITLTFAVGANMQQAMLDVLTSLNQAPPLPLDALDPVVFAGGNNGEAAATLLVTPKDYQANSLDFDMAQFQKQIDEFIEPRLARIPGVARVDLASERPKELRVTFDPHKAAALGISLDQISNVLASSRDTSGGLANVGRRQYTVRFTGQYDLSSMAQMRVGYSGDRPIYLGDIASVERTFSDRLGMSGRNGKPAYYIRLSRVNEANTVALLDEINLAIDELNQGPLAENGLSIELSFDASVHIRNALSLVKSNLGLGVLLSCLILWLFFRGLKATLVIAATIPISLMVAFLALNIFDRSLNVISLAGLAFAVGLVLDAAIIVQENISRLRAEGFDNKKAALKGAAQVTGALFASTTTSVAIFLPILFMAGIEGQLFSDLALTLSIAVIASMLCAITLIPLANHLWPDSELKPDPYHQYWQKLTNFIMKLTNNRVKQLTWIGVLLGGSVVATMTMLPKTDFMPRAPTDGFFFNLVTPPGGNVQFMEEELLLRVKKRLMPYYQGEKEPGIKDFNFYAFGSNAGGFIYSADPQRVEELMKVAREEIFVDLPDTQVFFFRGSMIQVANGGDGRDINIDLTGPNMDDLISAAQVALQAVQTVLPEATARPQPRLDMAEPELRLTPNDRRITQAGLTRRDVSQAVQAYTGGLFVNEYFDGNERMNVILRGIPWQSPEELKALPIVTPQSGIQTLGELANIERTVGPTQLRRVNGRRTVSIVVTPPADMSLQQVQTILSEQVMPKVRASLPASAGAILAGNAQKMNSAMEEMALNFVLALFILFLLMTALFKSAKDSALVLLVMPLAIAGGVLALYILNLFTFQSLDLLTMIGFIILLGLVVNNAILLVDQTRVAMASGMSREASVRQAVLLRARPVYLSTLTSLFGMLPLMLMPGVGSEIYRGLATVIVGGMAISALFTLVLMPSLLQLGRQTPPSETNKSTAKAPLSLVANQ from the coding sequence ATGAATGTGACACGCAGTTCGCTAAAAAACCCAGCGAGTGTAATTGTCATCTTGGTGTTGATTATTTTATTTGGGCTGTTAAGTATATTTAAACTGCCCATTCAGTTGACGCCAGATATTGAGCAACCACAGATCACGATTTTCTCGGGATGGCGCCAAGCCGCCCCAGAAGAAATAGAATCAGTGATCATCGAACCGCTAGAAAATGCGGTAAAAAACACACCTGGCGCACTTGAGGTTAATACCAACATCAATCGTGGTAATGGCTCTATTACGCTAACATTTGCGGTGGGTGCAAATATGCAACAAGCGATGCTAGATGTGCTAACAAGCTTAAATCAAGCCCCACCGTTGCCACTTGATGCGCTAGACCCAGTCGTATTCGCCGGCGGTAATAACGGTGAAGCAGCAGCCACTTTGTTGGTCACGCCCAAAGACTATCAGGCAAATAGTCTCGATTTTGATATGGCGCAGTTTCAAAAGCAAATCGACGAGTTTATTGAACCAAGACTTGCACGTATTCCCGGCGTGGCACGTGTCGATCTAGCGAGTGAGCGGCCAAAAGAGCTGCGTGTTACTTTTGATCCGCACAAAGCCGCCGCGCTTGGTATTAGTTTAGATCAAATCAGTAATGTACTTGCAAGCTCTCGCGATACTTCTGGAGGTCTTGCCAACGTTGGGCGTCGTCAATATACCGTGCGATTCACTGGCCAATATGACCTTTCCAGTATGGCTCAAATGCGTGTCGGCTACTCTGGGGACAGGCCAATCTACTTAGGTGATATTGCAAGTGTTGAGCGCACCTTTTCAGACCGTTTGGGCATGAGTGGCCGCAATGGTAAACCGGCCTATTATATTCGGCTCTCTCGGGTCAACGAAGCAAATACCGTTGCCTTGCTTGATGAAATCAACCTTGCAATTGATGAATTAAACCAAGGGCCGCTGGCTGAAAATGGCTTATCGATTGAGCTCAGCTTTGATGCCTCCGTCCACATTCGAAATGCACTTTCTTTAGTAAAAAGTAACTTAGGCCTTGGGGTACTCTTATCTTGTTTAATTCTGTGGCTATTTTTTAGAGGCTTAAAAGCAACCTTGGTGATTGCAGCTACAATCCCCATTTCATTGATGGTCGCCTTTCTCGCACTTAATATCTTTGACCGTAGTCTAAATGTGATCTCGTTGGCGGGATTGGCATTTGCAGTGGGCCTTGTACTAGACGCCGCTATCATAGTCCAAGAGAATATCTCACGCTTAAGAGCTGAAGGATTCGATAACAAAAAAGCCGCCTTAAAAGGAGCTGCCCAAGTGACAGGAGCATTATTTGCTTCGACAACCACCAGCGTCGCCATCTTTTTACCTATTCTCTTTATGGCGGGTATTGAGGGACAGCTATTCTCTGATTTAGCACTGACACTCTCGATTGCCGTTATTGCGTCAATGTTGTGTGCTATTACCCTTATTCCACTGGCAAACCATTTGTGGCCAGACTCTGAACTAAAACCAGATCCTTATCATCAATACTGGCAAAAGCTCACCAACTTCATCATGAAGTTGACCAATAACAGAGTAAAGCAACTTACTTGGATTGGCGTATTACTGGGTGGTTCGGTGGTTGCAACCATGACCATGCTGCCAAAAACTGACTTTATGCCAAGAGCCCCCACCGATGGCTTTTTCTTTAACCTAGTGACACCACCTGGTGGCAACGTACAGTTTATGGAAGAAGAATTGCTGCTGCGCGTGAAAAAACGCTTAATGCCCTATTACCAAGGCGAAAAAGAACCTGGTATTAAAGACTTTAATTTCTATGCGTTTGGCTCTAATGCTGGCGGTTTTATCTATTCAGCCGACCCTCAACGTGTTGAAGAACTGATGAAAGTGGCCAGAGAAGAAATCTTCGTTGACCTTCCCGATACTCAAGTGTTTTTCTTTCGCGGCTCGATGATCCAAGTCGCCAATGGCGGCGATGGTCGCGATATTAATATTGACCTCACAGGTCCCAATATGGACGACTTAATCTCAGCAGCTCAAGTGGCTTTACAGGCAGTACAAACCGTGCTACCAGAGGCAACGGCCAGACCTCAGCCGCGATTGGATATGGCAGAGCCAGAGCTTAGATTAACGCCTAACGATCGCAGGATCACCCAAGCGGGATTAACGCGTCGAGATGTGTCTCAAGCGGTACAAGCTTATACCGGTGGATTATTCGTCAATGAGTATTTTGATGGTAACGAGCGCATGAATGTTATCCTTCGTGGTATCCCTTGGCAAAGCCCTGAGGAACTAAAAGCTTTGCCCATCGTAACACCTCAGTCAGGAATTCAAACTCTCGGCGAGTTGGCAAATATAGAGCGTACAGTTGGCCCGACGCAACTGCGGCGTGTCAACGGTCGCCGTACGGTCAGCATTGTTGTCACGCCTCCGGCTGATATGAGCCTGCAGCAAGTGCAAACCATCTTGAGTGAACAGGTAATGCCAAAAGTGCGCGCAAGCCTGCCGGCCAGTGCTGGTGCTATTTTGGCGGGGAATGCGCAAAAGATGAATTCCGCAATGGAAGAAATGGCGTTGAATTTTGTCCTCGCATTGTTCATTTTATTTTTGTTAATGACCGCGCTGTTCAAGTCCGCCAAAGACAGCGCCTTGGTATTGTTAGTGATGCCACTGGCTATCGCAGGTGGCGTGCTGGCTCTGTATATCTTAAACCTCTTTACCTTCCAGTCCTTGGATTTACTGACGATGATAGGCTTTATCATCTTGCTCGGGCTGGTCGTTAATAATGCCATTTTGCTGGTGGATCAGACTCGCGTTGCGATGGCATCAGGCATGAGCCGTGAAGCATCGGTCAGACAAGCGGTGTTACTAAGAGCAAGACCCGTTTACTTAAGCACCTTGACCAGTCTGTTTGGCATGCTGCCACTCATGCTCATGCCAGGCGTAGGCTCAGAAATCTACCGCGGCCTTGCGACTGTCATCGTCGGTGGTATGGCTATCAGTGCTTTATTTACCTTAGTGTTGATGCCGAGTTTATTGCAACTTGGGCGGCAAACTCCGCCATCCGAAACAAACAAATCAACGGCCAAAGCCCCGCTCAGCCTAGTTGCCAATCAGTAA
- a CDS encoding efflux RND transporter periplasmic adaptor subunit: MKNPIKQTLQALALCAGIVAPQAIAVVPVTVAEVTKAPLTSEIEVSGTLYGKDDVTLTAGVSGRLLYVAEPGTSVAKDEILVRMDTLPLELDKARQAELLNRAKINLRLYQQELTRLKKLAKTSSAAESQVDEMQNKHDLALSDIALAEVELKVIDDKLTRATVRAPFDGVISERFKRAGREINRADELLTILDIHHLEVRLYVPVKYLKFLQKGIALSIRSGDLSQPDNTSAKVTAVIPSTDPRSQTVEVRATLAADQTHRWAIGQLVDVAVPLTSKQAVLLVDRDALILRKQGTHIVKIDEQNKAEQIPVTVGNGKGQWVEITPRTSDILHAGDRVAVRGAERLQTGQDVEVTNP; encoded by the coding sequence ATGAAAAACCCAATAAAACAGACACTTCAGGCCCTAGCACTATGTGCTGGGATCGTTGCGCCACAAGCCATCGCCGTGGTGCCAGTCACCGTCGCAGAAGTGACAAAAGCCCCTCTCACGAGCGAAATTGAAGTTAGTGGCACACTGTATGGGAAAGACGACGTGACGCTGACCGCCGGAGTTAGTGGCCGTTTGTTGTACGTAGCAGAACCCGGTACCAGTGTCGCAAAAGACGAAATCTTAGTACGTATGGATACACTTCCGCTGGAACTCGATAAGGCCCGCCAAGCCGAATTATTAAATCGAGCCAAGATCAATTTACGCTTATATCAACAAGAATTGACTCGATTAAAGAAGCTCGCAAAAACCAGCAGTGCGGCAGAGAGTCAAGTCGATGAAATGCAAAATAAACATGACCTAGCGCTGTCGGATATCGCCTTAGCAGAAGTCGAACTTAAGGTTATTGACGATAAATTGACTCGCGCAACGGTCCGTGCACCATTTGATGGCGTTATCAGTGAACGTTTTAAGCGCGCGGGTCGAGAAATAAACCGCGCCGACGAACTGCTCACCATATTAGATATCCATCATCTAGAAGTTCGCCTATATGTGCCCGTTAAATACTTAAAGTTTTTGCAAAAAGGCATAGCGCTGTCAATCCGTTCTGGTGATTTATCGCAGCCAGATAACACGTCAGCAAAAGTCACAGCGGTGATCCCCTCAACCGATCCGCGCTCACAAACCGTTGAAGTGCGTGCAACACTCGCAGCAGATCAAACCCATAGGTGGGCAATTGGTCAATTAGTTGATGTAGCGGTGCCGCTCACCAGCAAACAAGCCGTATTGCTGGTTGACCGGGACGCCTTAATATTACGTAAACAAGGCACCCATATCGTCAAAATAGATGAGCAAAATAAAGCCGAACAAATTCCTGTCACCGTCGGCAATGGCAAAGGCCAATGGGTGGAAATTACTCCCCGCACCAGCGATATCTTACATGCCGGTGATAGAGTCGCCGTTCGCGGTGCTGAGCGCCTGCAAACAGGACAAGACGTCGAGGTGACAAACCCTTAA
- a CDS encoding Nif3-like dinuclear metal center hexameric protein, producing the protein MKRTKLVNQLTELLKPFQINDYCPNGLQVEGTDEIQKIVTGVTASQALIDAAIERGADAILVHHGYFWKGEDQCVTGMKKRRLQALLANDINLIAYHLPLDVHPELGNNAQLGKLLGLEYERPLEPWNKNSVAVKGKLTTPMTAVDFAALVEEKLGRKPLLNVAGDHPISTIAWCTGGGQSFIDLAANQGIDAYLTGEASEQTIHSSNEQQIHFIAAGHHATERYGAKALGEYLAAQYGLDVEFIDIDNPV; encoded by the coding sequence ATGAAACGAACCAAATTAGTGAATCAATTAACGGAATTACTGAAGCCATTTCAAATTAACGATTACTGTCCAAATGGTCTGCAAGTAGAAGGGACAGACGAAATCCAAAAAATCGTCACAGGTGTTACCGCCAGCCAAGCTTTAATTGATGCCGCTATTGAACGAGGTGCAGATGCCATTTTGGTTCACCACGGCTATTTTTGGAAAGGGGAAGATCAATGTGTCACGGGCATGAAAAAGCGCCGCCTACAAGCCCTGCTTGCCAATGACATCAACTTAATCGCTTACCACCTTCCACTGGATGTTCATCCTGAACTCGGGAATAACGCACAGCTCGGTAAGCTACTTGGGCTTGAATATGAAAGACCGCTTGAACCTTGGAATAAAAATAGCGTAGCGGTAAAAGGTAAATTAACGACGCCAATGACTGCTGTTGATTTTGCCGCTTTAGTTGAAGAAAAACTCGGTAGAAAGCCGCTCTTAAATGTTGCAGGCGATCATCCAATTAGCACTATTGCTTGGTGTACAGGTGGTGGGCAAAGCTTTATCGATCTCGCAGCAAACCAAGGCATTGATGCCTACTTAACGGGTGAAGCATCAGAGCAAACCATTCATTCATCTAACGAGCAACAGATCCACTTTATCGCGGCGGGACATCATGCCACAGAGCGTTACGGCGCGAAGGCACTTGGTGAATATTTGGCAGCGCAATATGGTTTGGATGTTGAATTTATTGATATCGACAACCCGGTTTAA
- a CDS encoding methyltransferase domain-containing protein produces MARKKQQQKPAPTDRNFAELTHKFKNNIYGTNKGKIREAVLKRDLSAQVDWLTQSSGKRILDVGGGQGQLALFLASLGHHVTVIDISEEMLELAKTRAHEAGLNDLLHFIHAPLQALDTLNLGQFDLVLCHAVLEWLVEQQSALMLLKSQLSETGLLSLMYFNHEAHLMANMVYGNFDYVQKGLKVKQKVGLSPNKPISQTDMATWLDKAKLSVMQKTGVRCFHDYLRELSKADEDFDALLALELKYNRQEPYASLGRYTHLMLKQA; encoded by the coding sequence ATGGCTAGAAAAAAGCAGCAGCAAAAACCGGCACCGACAGATAGAAACTTTGCTGAACTGACGCACAAGTTTAAAAACAATATCTATGGCACCAATAAAGGCAAAATCAGAGAAGCTGTGCTCAAGCGTGACTTGAGCGCACAAGTTGACTGGTTAACGCAATCAAGTGGCAAACGCATATTAGATGTTGGCGGCGGACAAGGGCAATTGGCGCTCTTTCTAGCATCGCTTGGCCACCATGTCACTGTGATTGATATTTCAGAAGAGATGCTTGAACTTGCCAAAACGCGCGCGCATGAAGCCGGACTAAATGACCTGCTGCATTTTATCCACGCGCCCCTGCAAGCACTCGATACGCTGAACTTAGGACAATTCGACTTAGTATTGTGCCATGCGGTGCTTGAATGGCTGGTTGAGCAACAAAGTGCGCTTATGCTGCTAAAGTCGCAACTAAGCGAAACTGGCTTGCTTTCGCTAATGTATTTCAACCATGAGGCGCACCTGATGGCCAATATGGTGTACGGTAACTTCGACTATGTGCAAAAAGGCCTTAAAGTAAAGCAAAAAGTAGGTCTCAGTCCCAATAAACCAATTAGCCAAACTGACATGGCAACTTGGCTTGATAAGGCAAAACTCAGCGTTATGCAAAAAACCGGTGTTCGCTGTTTTCATGACTATTTAAGGGAGTTGAGTAAGGCGGATGAAGATTTTGACGCTTTGCTCGCCTTAGAGCTTAAATACAATCGCCAAGAGCCCTATGCATCTCTAGGTCGTTATACCCACTTGATGCTAAAACAAGCGTAA
- the map gene encoding type I methionyl aminopeptidase: MQEVTFKTADEIQLMRESGRLLTQVFDYIDSWIEPGISTLEINDKVHNFIVDELKARPASLGQYGYQFVLNSSVNEVVCHGVPSKSQILKSSDIVNIDITLEKNGFISDSSKMYVMPDALLPAKKLVATTYQAMWAGIKMVKPGAKLGDIGAAVQQVAEKAGYTVVREYCGHGIGREMHEAPNVLHYGKANTGMTLKPGMTFTIEPMINQGSAKIKTKKDGWTVVTRDKKLSAQWEHTVLVTDDGVEVLTLRAEEA; encoded by the coding sequence ATGCAAGAGGTTACCTTCAAAACCGCTGATGAGATCCAATTGATGCGCGAAAGCGGGCGATTGCTTACGCAAGTGTTTGACTATATTGATAGTTGGATTGAACCCGGAATTTCTACGCTAGAGATTAATGACAAAGTGCACAACTTTATTGTTGATGAGCTTAAAGCGCGTCCTGCCAGCCTTGGTCAATATGGTTATCAGTTCGTCCTTAATAGCTCTGTGAACGAGGTCGTGTGCCATGGTGTGCCGAGTAAATCACAAATCTTAAAGTCTTCTGATATTGTAAACATCGATATTACGCTTGAGAAAAATGGCTTTATCAGCGACTCCAGCAAAATGTATGTGATGCCAGACGCATTACTCCCAGCCAAAAAATTAGTGGCAACGACTTACCAAGCGATGTGGGCTGGAATAAAAATGGTTAAACCTGGAGCAAAGCTTGGGGACATCGGTGCGGCTGTACAGCAAGTGGCTGAAAAAGCCGGTTACACTGTGGTACGCGAGTATTGTGGTCATGGGATCGGTAGAGAGATGCATGAAGCGCCAAATGTATTGCACTATGGCAAAGCAAATACCGGGATGACGCTAAAGCCTGGGATGACCTTTACCATTGAGCCGATGATCAATCAGGGTAGCGCAAAAATTAAAACCAAAAAAGATGGCTGGACTGTGGTAACCCGAGATAAAAAGCTATCGGCGCAGTGGGAGCATACTGTGTTGGTAACAGATGACGGCGTTGAAGTGTTAACCCTAAGAGCGGAAGAAGCGTAA
- a CDS encoding ParD-like family protein — MGIVKISDELHDEIREASTVMSRSINSQAEFWIKIGRLAERNPTLTFTEIITAEMTRVKSQQPKGN, encoded by the coding sequence ATGGGTATCGTAAAAATTTCAGATGAACTACACGATGAGATCCGTGAAGCAAGCACTGTGATGTCGCGCTCAATCAATTCACAGGCTGAGTTTTGGATTAAAATTGGGCGACTTGCCGAGCGCAATCCAACGCTTACGTTTACAGAGATCATTACGGCAGAAATGACGCGAGTGAAGTCACAACAGCCAAAAGGAAATTGA
- a CDS encoding TonB-dependent siderophore receptor yields the protein MCSSSSRTINNSLKLSLCATFVLFSLHGNAHAAEVADDTLAADAAGDGRAQELEHIYVTGTSVKNYTESSNKAALKMILSQRETPQAVTVITNQMMQDWQTVNIDEILEHATGFYAKRGASLDRTRFSVRGGDVNLIQIDGVQQFPGGRRPNVNGDAVAYERVEIVRGANGLLTGVGDPTATVNLVRKRATSDEFKGSVAVSAGSWDNYRAEVDVASGLNQEGSIRGRFVAAHYERDSYIERYSQEKTSIYSTVEADLTDYTLLRLGVEYADTASKGAINSHSQPYFYADGSRYQGRRGDTGMTAKWSSWPIEEYTYFVGLDHAFENDWQLHAIATYNTIEMQGGQLFFVYPDGPINPDGSSDNGFGYSAVISSSEDEQKTIDLSLQGPVELFGRTHDVIFSYNQFKRERTSFGNEADQTTISLEGLNFHDWTGDVPRYPFKDLGRDSLTVTDSNGGFVAVRVNPHDDVKLIVGARITNWEYDIDLYDPNNGKFLRNRYHEKVDTEVTPYAGLVVDINEQYSVYASYTEAFQPQAYFDINDKMLDPSTGESYELGVKGELLDDTLNFTAAVYRNVENGLAIVDPNYPDSYLTPQGNRPYIQRGEGDTTEGFEVEFTGSINEQWNISLGLSKHKTESKDGKELLTDQPKELINLYTTYDFSEFVDGLTAGLGINWQGSFYAIPQRPLPGGGSEAYKITQSSGALLNLMARYEVSEQLSVSLNFNNLLDESYYNSISSWDGYVMHGEPFNWQLGMRYSF from the coding sequence ATGTGCTCTTCATCTTCACGTACAATAAATAATTCTTTAAAACTCTCTCTTTGCGCCACTTTTGTGCTGTTCTCACTACACGGCAATGCACATGCCGCTGAAGTTGCTGATGATACGTTAGCTGCTGATGCCGCGGGTGATGGTAGGGCTCAAGAACTAGAGCATATTTATGTGACTGGTACGAGTGTAAAAAATTACACCGAGTCTTCGAACAAAGCGGCATTAAAAATGATTTTATCACAGCGTGAGACGCCTCAAGCGGTGACCGTTATCACAAATCAAATGATGCAAGATTGGCAGACGGTTAACATTGATGAGATCTTGGAACATGCAACGGGCTTTTATGCAAAGCGGGGAGCCAGTCTTGATAGGACACGTTTTTCTGTACGTGGCGGTGATGTCAATTTAATCCAAATAGACGGTGTGCAACAGTTCCCAGGTGGCCGAAGACCAAATGTAAATGGTGATGCGGTTGCTTATGAGCGTGTTGAGATTGTACGTGGTGCAAATGGTTTATTAACTGGCGTTGGTGACCCAACCGCGACCGTCAACTTAGTAAGAAAACGTGCAACAAGCGATGAGTTTAAGGGCAGTGTGGCGGTTTCGGCTGGTAGTTGGGATAATTACCGCGCAGAGGTGGATGTGGCGAGTGGGTTAAACCAAGAGGGCAGTATTCGCGGCCGCTTTGTTGCTGCACATTATGAAAGAGATTCCTACATTGAGCGTTATAGCCAGGAGAAAACGTCTATATATTCTACCGTTGAGGCTGATCTGACCGATTACACCTTATTGCGACTCGGTGTGGAATATGCTGATACTGCTTCAAAAGGGGCGATAAATAGCCACTCTCAACCTTACTTTTACGCTGATGGTAGTCGCTATCAGGGACGCCGTGGTGACACCGGGATGACGGCAAAATGGAGTAGCTGGCCAATCGAAGAATACACCTATTTTGTTGGGCTTGATCACGCGTTTGAAAACGATTGGCAACTCCATGCCATCGCGACATACAATACCATTGAGATGCAAGGTGGGCAGCTCTTTTTCGTTTATCCTGATGGGCCTATTAACCCAGATGGTAGCAGCGATAATGGATTCGGTTACAGTGCTGTAATAAGTAGCTCCGAAGATGAACAAAAGACAATAGACTTGTCACTCCAAGGCCCGGTTGAGTTATTTGGTCGTACGCATGATGTCATTTTCAGCTATAACCAATTCAAGCGGGAGCGTACGTCATTTGGTAATGAAGCCGACCAGACTACTATTTCATTAGAAGGGTTAAATTTTCACGATTGGACAGGTGACGTGCCGCGCTATCCATTTAAAGATTTAGGCCGTGATAGTTTGACGGTAACAGACTCTAATGGTGGATTTGTGGCCGTGCGTGTTAACCCGCATGATGATGTTAAACTTATTGTTGGCGCTAGGATCACCAATTGGGAGTACGATATTGACCTTTATGATCCTAATAACGGTAAGTTTCTTCGTAACCGCTATCATGAAAAGGTGGATACAGAAGTCACCCCTTATGCCGGGCTCGTGGTTGATATTAATGAGCAATATAGTGTTTACGCGAGCTACACAGAGGCATTTCAGCCGCAAGCCTACTTTGATATCAATGATAAAATGCTCGACCCAAGCACCGGCGAAAGCTATGAGCTCGGGGTAAAAGGTGAGTTACTTGATGACACCTTGAACTTTACGGCGGCGGTGTATCGTAATGTTGAAAATGGGCTTGCGATTGTCGATCCAAACTACCCAGACAGCTATCTAACTCCGCAGGGCAATAGGCCATATATTCAGCGCGGTGAAGGCGATACGACAGAAGGCTTTGAAGTTGAATTTACAGGCTCTATCAATGAGCAGTGGAATATCAGCTTAGGGCTATCAAAACACAAAACTGAATCAAAAGATGGCAAAGAGCTGTTAACGGATCAGCCCAAAGAGCTCATAAACCTGTATACCACCTATGACTTTAGCGAGTTTGTTGACGGCTTGACTGCGGGGCTTGGAATTAATTGGCAAGGTAGCTTTTATGCAATACCACAAAGGCCATTGCCGGGCGGCGGTAGCGAGGCGTATAAGATCACACAATCTTCCGGAGCGTTACTTAATTTAATGGCAAGATATGAAGTGAGTGAACAGCTTAGTGTGTCGCTTAACTTCAACAACCTACTGGATGAAAGTTACTACAACAGTATTTCATCTTGGGACGGCTATGTAATGCACGGCGAACCGTTCAATTGGCAATTAGGGATGCGCTATAGCTTTTAG
- a CDS encoding rhodanese-like domain-containing protein, with protein sequence MRKLIISFMWFVSSICYAQSETITQQALMVNQMSADAYTIVDVRSPEEFAAGHIKGAINIPFNEIETHQEELTKLTDTPLVVYCRSGRRAGIFIEALAPKGYTLKHLEGDMNKWLAKSLPVVKK encoded by the coding sequence ATGAGAAAACTGATTATTAGCTTTATGTGGTTTGTTAGCAGTATTTGCTATGCCCAATCGGAAACGATCACACAGCAAGCACTGATGGTAAATCAAATGTCAGCAGACGCTTACACCATAGTGGACGTACGAAGCCCTGAAGAGTTTGCCGCAGGACATATCAAAGGGGCAATAAACATTCCTTTTAACGAGATTGAGACGCATCAGGAAGAACTGACTAAATTGACTGATACACCACTCGTTGTGTACTGCCGCTCTGGGCGTAGGGCTGGCATCTTTATTGAGGCACTAGCGCCAAAAGGCTACACCTTAAAACACCTAGAAGGTGATATGAATAAGTGGCTGGCGAAGTCTTTACCTGTGGTGAAGAAATAG